DNA sequence from the Sceloporus undulatus isolate JIND9_A2432 ecotype Alabama chromosome 4, SceUnd_v1.1, whole genome shotgun sequence genome:
GGAATGATGAACTTAAAGGCACTGACCCAGCTGGAATTTTTTTTGTTCTCAGTGGAATTTTGCTGTAATTTGTGTTAAACTGACTTCATGAGCTCATACACTATCCTTCTCTCTTACTCCAGGGTGAATGTTCTCAGATGTGCTACAACATTTTCATAGTGGAATCAGTCTGCGTAGGGTGGTTTTCTTTGGAGTTCATTTTAAGGTTTATTCAGGCACCCAGCAAATTTGTGTTTCTGAGGAATCCATTGACCCTGATTGATATAGTTGCCATCCTGCCCTATTACATCACTCTGTTACTAGACACTGCCTCAGTGGGTAGTAATAAAAAGCCAAGCTCTGGCAACATCTACCTGGACAAGGTAGGCCTGGTGCTTCGCATACTCCGTGCCTTGAGGATTCTCTACGTCATGCGGCTTGCCAGACACTCGCTAGGCCTGCAGACTTTAGGGCTCACTGCTCGGAGGTGCACCCGTGAGTTTGGACTCTTGCTTTTGTTCCTTTGTGTAGCCATTGCACTGTTTGCACCCCTCCTGTATGTGATCGAAAATGAGATGGCCGGTTCCCAGGAGTTCACCAGCATCCCTGCTTCCTATTGGTGGGCTGTAATCACCATGACAACAGTGGGCTACGGTGATATGGTACCTAGAAGCATCCCAGGACAAGTGGTGGCACTGAGCAGCATCCTGAGTGGCATCCTTCTCATGGCCTTTCCTGTCACATCCATCTTCCACACGTTTTCTCGCTCATACATTGAGCTGAAGCAGGAGCAGGAAAGAATTATGTACAGGAGAGCACAGTTCTTAATGAAAACCAAGTCACAATTAAGTAACGCCTCACAAGGGAGTGCCATATTTCCGAGTAACTCTTCAGAGACCAGGGAACACGAGTGACAAGTTTCCATGTCTGCCTTTGCTGCGCAAATAGTAACAGATTTCATCTTGGCATTCACTCCTGGGAGATACATTGTACAAATGACATGCAAAGGGCTTTTAGCCATTATGCCAGCTGGCAGATTATTTATCATGATGCATATTAGCATTAATTTTAGGGGTGGGGGTTCGGATCCTTGCTTTCGAGCAGACTGTGCAATCTAGGTACAAGATCTTGaagtgagatttaaaaaaaaaaaacaaagcaagcaTCATTAACCAAAAGGAGGAGAACTGTATGAAATTACATACTGGGCACAGTCAGCTGTTGCCATTTGTTACAGAAAGAGGCAACCCATTTTCCAAGAAAACAACTGCGAATGTCAACATTTTGATCATTCATTTCCTTGAccttttgttgtttatttatatcaatACTTATGAACTGTATCATCCCAGAGAGATACATTAATCCTTGTGTGCATAACTCCAGTGTTCATACTGGAGTTAACTCTGCAGAGAAGTGCATTGTTTTACTTTATTGTTAACTGTTTCTTTAGAATAAAGAAACTTCCTTGTCAATCTCTCTCCAAGCTGCCAACCTATGCACAATCAAAGGTATAGAACTCCAAGCAGCTTTAGCAGGAACTTGGAAGTGTAACATTTGGGGACTATGACAGCCAAAtcccaatggccatgctggctggagaaatTGCATAGTtccccaaaaataacttttacaagGTCTGGCTTGGATCATTTTCTGGGCTGGATAAGCAATAGTACCTTTTCCCTTCTTATGAGCCATAATTTAAATAACAGAATTGCTTGATTCTAAAGCAGCCTTTTAATTGAGATCTTCTTGCTCACTGTTGGTGAGTAGCATTTCTTTCTGAGTCATAACATTAGTGCCCTACATGTTATTTCCTGTGAGATAATCTGTTCTAAAAAAGGAATTGAGATTTCAACGTGTTCTTTGACAATCTCCCGTAAGTATATCATAAACATAGGAGCTCACAAATTTCCTCTAGGGTTGTTCAGAAActaggggtggaaagaatattttttttaataatcaaaaaaacatgtttttcagttGTTGAGAAACCATGACATGAAGAATCCTGGacagatgagaatctttgcagttgaggagttctgtacaaaatttgcacaagGTTACTTGGCACAGAATACACTATTTTCtaagcaggaaataatatttctgcattgaaatattattttctatgcagaacatgctgttttctgtacagaaagttttgagttttgcacaaaataaattctgaattTCAAATAACCTTCAAAAGTTGCATTATTTTTAAGATTTTCTCCCAGtgaaaagaaaattgctgaaattacatCTTGCTACATTCAAGGAGACccatagtgaagaattatatccctagttAGAACTAGGCCAAAAACCTTTATAACTATCCTCTGGGTTCTCATATGTGTTGTCTTTTGGGCATTTACATGGAAGCAGAGGGTAATCATCCTCTGTCTCCTGGAAACTGACTGCTAGATTTAGCTGAAACTGACTGTCCTTCTGTTCCCTGTCCTTGAACATTAACAGCAAAAAGGTAGCTAACTGCAAATCAAACAGAATATGTGCTGAAATATCGCACCATGCCAGTCATTGCCTTGTGGTTATTTCCTTCTGCATTAAATAGAAGGAAATAAAACTCATATAATGAGCTGAATTGCCAGAATTACTAGTGTGATAGTTGATAATAACTCATGGGCATCTGGCTCCTTGAAAGGAACAAAAATGATAAAAGCAAATAGCCAAAAGCCTAAAGAGGTTAATGTATCAaatgagccaaagctaacaaaatgaaattcaacatagagaaatgtaaggtactgcacatagggcggaaaaatgaaatgcacagatatacgatgggggacacctggctgaatgaaactacatgtgaaagggatctgggagtccaagtagaccacaagttgaagatgagtcagcagtgcgatgcaggagctaaaaaggccaatgcaattttaggttgcatcaataaaagtataatgtctagatcaaggggagtaatagtgccactctattctgctttggtcaggtcccacctggaataatgtgtctagttctgggcaccataattttaaaaagatgttgagaaactcgagtgtgttcaaaggagggtgactaaaatggtaaagggcctggaaaccatgccctatgaggaacgccttagggagctggggatgcttaacctggagaagagaaggttaagaggtgatatgatagccctgtttaaatatttgaaaggatgtcatattcaggagggagcaagcttgttttctgctgctccagagaacaggacccggaacaatggatgcaagctccaggaaaagagattccacctcaacattagaaggaactttctgacagtaagggctgtttgacagtggaacacactccctcggagtgtagtggaatctccttccctggaggtctttaaacagaggctggatggccatctgttggggatgctttgatttagatttcctgcatggcagggggttggactggatggcccttgtggtctcttccaactctatgattctattattctaactcaGAAAGCCTCCCATGAACAAAAACCTTCTGTTAAGTGTCTCATGTTTTCCTAGTATTACAGTTAGAGTGCTTGCAGAGCAGTGAAAAGCTACCAAAAGCCTGCCTGTTCATTCAGGTCTAGTTCACTTTACTACCAGCTGAACTAGTTTGTCTATAAATTTATGCATGAACTGAACCATGTGCTTGGTGAACTTTGGTAAATGTGCTTGGCCAAGCTGTGGATATATCTCCAGTGACAAAATTCGCGTGTCTGTATCACACACAGCATTTGCAATTCAAGTTTGCAGTAAGGACAAGGCTCTTTAACATCCCAGGCCTCTCACAGCCTCCAGGTGTCCAGCATGGGTGGTGAGGGTATAAAGCCACCGGCCCCTTCTCTACATCCCCTGAACGGTGGCAGCCCAAGCCCCCCCACCCCATGACATCCTTTCTCCTGTGGTAAATTACGCTGAAGTAGTACAGCTGGTATACTGTATGAAGGTGCTGTCAAGCTAGGCAAAGAGCAAAGATTGTTTGGATTGCAAACAATTTTGCAATTGTGTGGTTAATGCTACAGTGAGTCGATCAGTACTGTTGACATACCAATCATCTTATTGCCAACTGTGTTCCCTGGAATCCTGGAACtccttggaaacccactaagGCTTCCACCATGAGAaggctacaacatccctttgtatattgatatttcagactaacatggttatgtctctcAATTCTGTTTGTATAATAAATCTACATAGGatactacagtgcgcccttgccttacacagaggaaccgttccggaccccctgcgtaaggcaaattctgcgtatgctcgagccccattgaaaacaatggggctcgtgcatgcagcaTGGCACACACATCATTTCCTGTTTGTCACATGGCTTTccacataagctgaaagccatgtatagtggacctgcatatgacgcgggcgcactgtaccttTGTACAATCTCTAAATAGGGATCAAAAAAACACTAGAGACTTGCAGtagtgcaagaaaaaaaatcagatacacATAATTCTCATCTGTCATAGAAtcggagttggaagagaccacaaggaccatccactccactcccctgccatgcaggaactcacaatcaaaacatccccgacagaagatcatccagcctcttcttaaagacctccaaagaagaagactccaccagtctctgagggagtgtgtttcactttcgaacagctcttactgtcaggaagttcctcctaatgttaaggtggaatctcttttcctatagcttgcataggtaatcacagaatcatagagttgtaagagaccacaaaggccatctagtccaatttTGTCAATTTTGTCTTGTTCTACTGCAAGGCTCTGGCATCTTGCTGATACCTATTTAAAGGCTGTGCAAAGGTAGTACCCCATGTAGTTATATTAAAcaaacagaattcagagacacagccaccttcatctagaatatcagtatgtaaagagatcttgtaacacctttgaggctAAATAAATTGTAGCATTAATTTTCATAGACTGAATCTACAAAATCTAATGCTATAACTTCCTTCACTCTGCTGGATTgaaaggtattacaagatcccATATTATATTTGCAGTTATTCAAAGCAGTTCCTCAATCGTTGTGCAATTAGTTCCACAACCTCTTGTGTACATTTGTGCACAACTGGTTATGTGATTAGACTCACAACCTGTTGTACAATTGCCttgcaaaggtctggaaaccttgccctatgaggaacgactcagggagctggggatgtttatcctggagaagagaaggttaagaggtgatatgatagccctgtttaaatatttgaaaggatgtcatattcaggagggagcaagcttgttttctgctgctccagagaacaggacccggaacaatggatgcaagctacaggaaaagagattccacctcaacattaggaagaacttcctgacagtaagggctgttcgacagtggaacacactccctcagagtgtagtggagtctccttccttggaggtctttaagcagaggctagattgccatctgctggggatgctttgatttggatttcctgcatggcagggggttggactggatggcccgtgcagtctcttccaactctatgattctatgataacacATAAACCAGCACAAATGCATTAATAGGAATTAGTGTTAAATTGTATTTAGGCCAGGATTCCCTGTAACTAGTTCATCTGATGTGTAGTGTAGTGCTCATATAGGACTGATGGGTTGGCACAACGGTCACACTCACTGGAACTTTCTCCTAGTGTCCTTTGCAACATACTGAAGTGCCATGGCAGACAAGGGTCGCGCTCCCACTTGACTATAAAGCAGATCATGAAGCGAATTAAGAGGTGTCGTTCCCACTGATGCccgaattagttcctcaatgccccaGAATCGTTTCCACTGAGATTCGATTGAAAATCTAATTATATCGTATAATTCGAATTAGACACCtataaaccagtttttaaaaatagtaggttataacgtgggttatttttgaaagtagGGTACAATTCGCgatatccgaatgggaacgaaagggtgtctgatttaggaacctggagatgggaggagcagcgctcaaggggttggcctgggggtgtcacccttttgttctctttctgcactgccagtgccattttcttcaattcgcatagactttcccccggtggattgcaacttcccctctgctccacattcatagaccgatgtgtgaggagacccattgaacatcattttaaactattcttttttcttttttcacctctgcctacctgagcgcctgagcagcagatgggctttgcaggacatccctgcttgatcgccccccagacagcccagggagcaatggggggaggcaaagggatttttaggaaaggaggctccttccagaggaactatgggatgggctttgcaggacatccctgcttgatcgccccccagacagctcagggagcaatgggggaggcaaagggatgttggggaatggagagcctggacgtccagggatctgaggggggggatcgagccttatcttctctcttccccaaagattatctccccaataatgaagcccgctgccttctcctccttgatccgatttgccaagcttccttctagtctggggagacacaacagaagagctttggatgcagccaattttcattggctgccctaaaaataaaaaaaccctagacttgtgatgtctgaagcctacgtgcttgattgacagcttgtggacacaaatgggaacggggagcaagttaatccactttaaaataaagtgatttaaattaaatgagaacaaaaacagggtctaaatgaatcaaggtaatttgccccttttggtaatggaaacgatggaaaaaattcgaattattcccggaacataatccgaattaAAATCACgccaatataatctgttttatctgccaagtgggaacgcccccaaGGAGGTGCTGTTCAACCAGCGAGGTTCTGCCTGAAAGAAGGATTTTCAAAAGCCACGGCTCTGGCAACCACTAGATGGCTTTCACCTCTTCATAATGGCAGTAATAATTGGTAAAATGACAAAACACAGTTTACTGACATTCCAGACCAAAATAAGTCTTGCTCATTTCTGTTAGACATATCTGTTgattttcatctttatttttttagttaCAGTACTAACAATGTACAGTGGGGTTAGTTTTCAGGGTCTTTAATTCTTGTTGATACTCATTTACAAGATTAGGTCATGGAATGGAACACATAAAAATCTGAGAGATGATGACCCAAATATTAAAATGACAGAAAAGAATGTAGAATGCTGTTTTATAAAGTGAATGCTAACTTGAAGAGTGGTTGCTTACCTGACCATGCCAAACAGCTTT
Encoded proteins:
- the KCNG1 gene encoding potassium voltage-gated channel subfamily G member 1, whose amino-acid sequence is MTLLPGENSDYDYSALSCASDASFNHPFFAETETLKGVFYQRAKLIHPGKDLYECVHPEDRKHHIIINVGGFKYLLPWTTLDEFPMTRLGQLKFCNNFDDILNICDDYDVTCNEFFFDRNPGAFRTILTFLRAGKLRLLREMCALSFQEELLYWGIEEDNLEWCCKRRYLQKMEEFAELNETEDEFVDSENQCDAVAETKAGLCMKKLQDMVERPQSGIPGKVFACLSVLFVTITAVNLSISTMPGLREEEERGECSQMCYNIFIVESVCVGWFSLEFILRFIQAPSKFVFLRNPLTLIDIVAILPYYITLLLDTASVGSNKKPSSGNIYLDKVGLVLRILRALRILYVMRLARHSLGLQTLGLTARRCTREFGLLLLFLCVAIALFAPLLYVIENEMAGSQEFTSIPASYWWAVITMTTVGYGDMVPRSIPGQVVALSSILSGILLMAFPVTSIFHTFSRSYIELKQEQERIMYRRAQFLMKTKSQLSNASQGSAIFPSNSSETREHE